A stretch of Vulpes vulpes isolate BD-2025 chromosome 4, VulVul3, whole genome shotgun sequence DNA encodes these proteins:
- the DCTN4 gene encoding dynactin subunit 4 isoform X1 produces MASLLQSERVLYLVQGEKKVRAPLSQLYFCRYCSELRSLECVSHEVDSHYCPSCLENMPSAEAKLKKNRCANCFDCPGCMHTLSTRATSISTQLPDDPAKTTMKKAYYLACGFCRWTSRDVGMADKSVASGGWQEPENPHTQRMNKLIEYYQQLAQKEKVERDRKKLARRRNYMPLAFSQHTIHVVDKYGLGTRLQRPRAGATISTLAGLSLKEGEDQKEIKIEPAQAVDEVEPLPEDYYTRPVNLTEVTTLQQRLLQPDFQPVCASQLYPRHKHLLIKRSLRCRKCEHNLSKPEFNPTSIKFKIQLVAVNYIPEVRIMSIPNLRYMKESQVLLTLTNPVENLTHVTLLECEEGDPDNVNSTAKVVVPPKELILAGKDAAAEYDELAEPQDFQDDPDIIAFRKANKVGIFIKVTPQREEGEVTVCFKMKHDFKNLAAPIRPIEESDQGTEVIWLTQHVELSLGPLLP; encoded by the exons ATGGCGTCCTTGCTGCAATCAGAGAGGGTTCTCTACCTCGTCCAGGGAGAAAAGAAGGTCCGGGCCCCGCTGTCGCAGCTTTACTTCTGCCGCTATTGTAGCGAACTGCGGTCGCTGGAATGTGTGTCTCACGAG GTGGACTCCCATTATTGTCCCAGCTGCTTAGAAAATATGCCATCAGCTGAAGCCAAACTAAAAAAGAATAG ATGTGCCAACTGCTTTGACTGTCCTGGCTGTATGCATACTCTCTCCACTCGGGCAACAAGCATCTCCACACAGCTTCCAGATGACCCTGCCAAGACCACCATGAAGAAAGCCTACTACCTGGCCTGTGGATTTTGTCGCTGGACATCTAGAGATGTAGGCATGGCAGACAAATCTGTAG CTAGTGGTGGTTGGCAGGAACCTGAAAATCCTCACACGCAACGG ATGAACAAACTGATTGAATATTACCAGCAGCTTGCTCAGAAAGAGAAGGTTGAGCGAGATCGTAAGAAACTGGCACGGCGTAGAAACTATATGCCTTTGGCTTTTTCG CAACACACTATTCATGTAGTG GACAAATATGGTCTTGGAACCAGACTTCAGCGACCACGAGCTGGTGCAACCATCAGTACCCTTGCTGGACTGTC cCTTAAAGAAGGAGAGGaccaaaaagagataaagatTGAGCCAGCTCAGGCTGTAGACGAAGTGGAGCCTCTACCCGAAGATTACTATACAAGACCAGTAAATTTAACAGAgg TGACCACCCTTCAGCAGCGCCTCTTGCAGCCTGACTTCCAGCCAGTCTGTGCTTCACAGCTCTATCCTCGTCACAAACATCTTCTGATCAAACGATCCCTGCGCTGTCGG aaatgtgaaCATAATTTGAGCAAGCCAGAATTTAATCCAACATCTATCAAATTCAAAATCCAACTGGTTGCTGT CAATTATATCCCAGAAGTGAGAATCATGTCGATTCCCAACCTTCGCTACATGAAG GAGAGCCAGGTCCTCCTGACACTTACAAATCCAGTGGAGAACCTCACCCATGTGACGCTGCTGGAGTGCGAGGAGGGAGACCCCGATAATGTCAATAGCACTGCTAAG GTGGTAGTGCCTCCCAAAGAGCTCATTCTAGCTGGCAAGGATGCAGCAGCAGAGTATGACGAGTTGGCGGAACCGCAGGACTTTCAGGATGATCCTGA cATTATAGCCTTCAGAAAGGCCAACAAAGTGGGTATTTTCATCAAAGTGACCCCACAACGTGAGGAGGGTGAAGTGACCGTGTGCTTTAAGATGAagcatgattttaaaaacctGGCAGCCCCCATCCGCCCCATTGAAGAAAGTGACCAGGGCACAGAAGTCATCTGGCTCACCCAGCATGTGGAACTCAGCTTGGGTCCGCTTCTTCCTTAA
- the DCTN4 gene encoding dynactin subunit 4 isoform X2, protein MASLLQSERVLYLVQGEKKVRAPLSQLYFCRYCSELRSLECVSHEVDSHYCPSCLENMPSAEAKLKKNRCANCFDCPGCMHTLSTRATSISTQLPDDPAKTTMKKAYYLACGFCRWTSRDVGMADKSVASGGWQEPENPHTQRMNKLIEYYQQLAQKEKVERDRKKLARRRNYMPLAFSDKYGLGTRLQRPRAGATISTLAGLSLKEGEDQKEIKIEPAQAVDEVEPLPEDYYTRPVNLTEVTTLQQRLLQPDFQPVCASQLYPRHKHLLIKRSLRCRKCEHNLSKPEFNPTSIKFKIQLVAVNYIPEVRIMSIPNLRYMKESQVLLTLTNPVENLTHVTLLECEEGDPDNVNSTAKVVVPPKELILAGKDAAAEYDELAEPQDFQDDPDIIAFRKANKVGIFIKVTPQREEGEVTVCFKMKHDFKNLAAPIRPIEESDQGTEVIWLTQHVELSLGPLLP, encoded by the exons ATGGCGTCCTTGCTGCAATCAGAGAGGGTTCTCTACCTCGTCCAGGGAGAAAAGAAGGTCCGGGCCCCGCTGTCGCAGCTTTACTTCTGCCGCTATTGTAGCGAACTGCGGTCGCTGGAATGTGTGTCTCACGAG GTGGACTCCCATTATTGTCCCAGCTGCTTAGAAAATATGCCATCAGCTGAAGCCAAACTAAAAAAGAATAG ATGTGCCAACTGCTTTGACTGTCCTGGCTGTATGCATACTCTCTCCACTCGGGCAACAAGCATCTCCACACAGCTTCCAGATGACCCTGCCAAGACCACCATGAAGAAAGCCTACTACCTGGCCTGTGGATTTTGTCGCTGGACATCTAGAGATGTAGGCATGGCAGACAAATCTGTAG CTAGTGGTGGTTGGCAGGAACCTGAAAATCCTCACACGCAACGG ATGAACAAACTGATTGAATATTACCAGCAGCTTGCTCAGAAAGAGAAGGTTGAGCGAGATCGTAAGAAACTGGCACGGCGTAGAAACTATATGCCTTTGGCTTTTTCG GACAAATATGGTCTTGGAACCAGACTTCAGCGACCACGAGCTGGTGCAACCATCAGTACCCTTGCTGGACTGTC cCTTAAAGAAGGAGAGGaccaaaaagagataaagatTGAGCCAGCTCAGGCTGTAGACGAAGTGGAGCCTCTACCCGAAGATTACTATACAAGACCAGTAAATTTAACAGAgg TGACCACCCTTCAGCAGCGCCTCTTGCAGCCTGACTTCCAGCCAGTCTGTGCTTCACAGCTCTATCCTCGTCACAAACATCTTCTGATCAAACGATCCCTGCGCTGTCGG aaatgtgaaCATAATTTGAGCAAGCCAGAATTTAATCCAACATCTATCAAATTCAAAATCCAACTGGTTGCTGT CAATTATATCCCAGAAGTGAGAATCATGTCGATTCCCAACCTTCGCTACATGAAG GAGAGCCAGGTCCTCCTGACACTTACAAATCCAGTGGAGAACCTCACCCATGTGACGCTGCTGGAGTGCGAGGAGGGAGACCCCGATAATGTCAATAGCACTGCTAAG GTGGTAGTGCCTCCCAAAGAGCTCATTCTAGCTGGCAAGGATGCAGCAGCAGAGTATGACGAGTTGGCGGAACCGCAGGACTTTCAGGATGATCCTGA cATTATAGCCTTCAGAAAGGCCAACAAAGTGGGTATTTTCATCAAAGTGACCCCACAACGTGAGGAGGGTGAAGTGACCGTGTGCTTTAAGATGAagcatgattttaaaaacctGGCAGCCCCCATCCGCCCCATTGAAGAAAGTGACCAGGGCACAGAAGTCATCTGGCTCACCCAGCATGTGGAACTCAGCTTGGGTCCGCTTCTTCCTTAA